From Candidatus Syntrophoarchaeum caldarius, the proteins below share one genomic window:
- a CDS encoding SAM-dependent methlyltransferase, whose amino-acid sequence MQSCFALPFLFNLQSGVLMDVKGVIADYWDKRSHTYHNDLNKLRADEHSIWVGALKDVLNGGEHLKILDLGTGPGFLALILAEIGHEVTGLDISEGMLEKARYNARARNLMIDFCLADAENLPFQDEDFDLVVSKYLLWTLPHPERAVDEWNRVLKPGGKVVLIDGVWFDPAINRWLRRNLSTLLAIVTERRNPWRFKRYYNPIKDRLPFYSGVKPHELYTLFNEAGLTNVSLKPLSEVQEFYMNCGSLSRKIIHKEPNFILTGEKIRC is encoded by the coding sequence ATGCAGAGCTGTTTTGCTTTACCATTTTTATTTAATCTTCAATCTGGTGTTCTTATGGACGTAAAAGGTGTTATTGCAGACTACTGGGATAAAAGAAGCCATACATACCACAACGATTTAAATAAGCTTCGGGCAGATGAGCATTCGATCTGGGTGGGTGCACTTAAAGATGTCTTGAATGGTGGTGAGCATCTGAAGATACTCGATCTCGGAACAGGTCCTGGTTTTCTGGCACTGATCCTTGCAGAGATAGGACATGAGGTGACAGGTCTTGATATCTCGGAAGGCATGCTTGAGAAAGCGAGATACAATGCCAGAGCAAGAAATTTAATGATAGATTTCTGCCTGGCTGATGCAGAGAACCTTCCGTTTCAGGATGAAGACTTTGACCTTGTTGTGAGTAAATACCTCCTCTGGACGTTACCGCATCCGGAAAGAGCGGTGGACGAATGGAACCGTGTATTAAAACCGGGTGGTAAGGTTGTTTTAATCGATGGGGTCTGGTTTGATCCCGCCATAAATAGGTGGCTTCGCCGCAACCTCTCAACCCTTCTTGCAATCGTTACTGAACGGAGAAATCCATGGAGATTTAAACGGTACTATAACCCGATAAAAGATAGACTGCCGTTTTACAGCGGTGTGAAACCTCACGAACTTTACACCCTCTTCAATGAGGCTGGGCTTACAAATGTATCACTCAAACCCCTGAGCGAGGTGCAGGAATTTTATATGAACTGTGGATCGCTGTCTCGAAAGATAATACATAAAGAACCAAACTTTATTTTAACAGGTGAAAAAATAAGGTGTTAG
- a CDS encoding peptide ABC transporter permease: protein MLWYILRRVLLLLPTLFLVSIISFSLIYITPGDPAEILLTGPGGGADPKAVEEFRVRMGLDQPFYIQYLRWLNDVLHGDFGYSYMTDQPVADTVFDSFLSTLKLAAVSMVIALLIAIPFGILAAMKHNTIIDDLSRLTALIGVSIPNFWQGFLLILIFSIYLGWFPVAGYGDGGDLKHIILPAVTLGTSSAAVTMRLMRSSMFEALEQDYIITARAKGLHERVVIGKHALKNALIPVVTMIGLNAGFLLNGSPIIEVIFAWPGIGRLVVSSIYQRDYPMIQGSILFVAIIFLTVNFIVDILYTYINPRIRYEAGD, encoded by the coding sequence ATGCTGTGGTATATACTTAGAAGAGTCCTGCTCCTTCTTCCTACCCTGTTTTTAGTATCTATCATCAGCTTCTCTCTGATATACATAACTCCTGGGGATCCTGCAGAGATACTTCTAACAGGTCCGGGAGGGGGAGCAGATCCGAAAGCTGTCGAGGAGTTCAGGGTCAGGATGGGGCTTGATCAACCTTTCTATATCCAATACCTGAGATGGCTAAATGACGTTCTGCATGGAGACTTTGGATATTCCTATATGACAGATCAGCCTGTAGCCGATACGGTTTTTGATAGTTTTCTCTCCACCCTGAAGCTTGCAGCGGTGAGTATGGTGATAGCACTTCTTATCGCAATTCCATTCGGTATCCTCGCCGCGATGAAGCACAACACGATAATAGACGATCTTAGCAGGTTGACAGCACTTATTGGTGTCTCTATCCCGAATTTCTGGCAGGGCTTTCTCCTTATTCTGATATTCTCCATATATCTTGGCTGGTTTCCGGTTGCAGGATACGGCGATGGAGGAGATCTTAAACATATAATCCTGCCTGCAGTTACACTTGGAACAAGCTCTGCCGCGGTTACGATGAGATTGATGCGATCAAGCATGTTTGAGGCACTGGAACAGGATTACATAATAACTGCCAGGGCAAAAGGGTTACATGAGAGGGTTGTTATTGGAAAACATGCGTTAAAAAATGCGTTAATTCCGGTTGTAACGATGATAGGTTTGAACGCTGGATTTCTCCTGAATGGATCTCCGATCATTGAGGTGATATTCGCCTGGCCTGGAATCGGAAGACTTGTTGTATCCTCAATATACCAGCGAGATTATCCGATGATACAGGGCTCGATTCTCTTTGTTGCGATCATATTTCTTACTGTAAATTTTATTGTCGATATATTATACACATACATAAATCCGAGGATAAGATATGAGGCAGGTGATTAG
- a CDS encoding nickel ABC transporter permease, translating to MIRNPGILFGTAVIVFLIFVAVFAGFIAPHDPTETHLKDRLSSPSSKYPLGTDHLGRCILSRIIYGTRISLSVGVLVIGASLLLGLLLGTIAGYYGGIIDDLIMRIVDGFLAFPSMFLALAIAGALGPSLTNLMIALIVVEWTSYARVVRGSILSIKDQMFVEAARGLGAGDIYLLTRHVLPNILSPLIVMATLGVGYIILTAAGLSFLGLGVQPPTPEWGAMLNDGRLFMRSAPHIMIFPGLAIMITVLAFNFLGDGLRDVMDPRLKQEVIE from the coding sequence GTGATTAGGAATCCAGGCATCCTCTTTGGAACTGCTGTAATCGTCTTTCTAATCTTTGTAGCCGTATTTGCAGGTTTTATCGCACCCCACGATCCAACAGAGACACATCTGAAAGATAGGTTGAGTTCACCATCATCAAAATATCCGCTTGGGACTGATCATCTTGGCAGGTGTATCTTAAGCAGAATCATCTATGGCACAAGGATCTCGCTTTCTGTTGGTGTTCTTGTGATAGGTGCATCGCTTCTTCTCGGGCTTCTTCTTGGTACGATTGCAGGCTACTATGGTGGGATAATCGATGATCTGATCATGCGCATCGTCGATGGATTTCTGGCGTTCCCGAGTATGTTTCTTGCACTGGCTATAGCCGGCGCTCTTGGGCCCAGTCTGACCAATTTAATGATCGCACTCATCGTTGTGGAGTGGACAAGCTATGCGAGGGTTGTGAGGGGTTCTATACTTTCTATAAAAGATCAGATGTTTGTAGAGGCTGCAAGAGGACTTGGTGCAGGGGATATTTATCTTCTTACCCGTCACGTCCTTCCAAACATTCTCTCACCACTTATCGTGATGGCAACGCTCGGGGTTGGCTACATCATACTCACAGCAGCGGGCTTGAGCTTCTTAGGATTGGGTGTACAGCCACCAACGCCAGAATGGGGGGCGATGTTGAATGACGGGCGCCTCTTCATGCGAAGTGCACCGCATATCATGATCTTTCCAGGGCTTGCAATAATGATAACGGTTCTTGCTTTCAACTTCCTTGGAGACGGGCTGAGGGATGTGATGGATCCAAGGTTGAAGCAGGAAGTGATAGAATAG
- a CDS encoding Cobyrinic acid ac-diamide synthase, with protein MKILICGKGGSGKSTVSALLARSMAGRGRKVLVIDTDESNFGLHRQLGMELPPDFMNRFGGKQAMTERLREAFRRGEAVNVFDQKWEVDSIPDDYIHTKDGVKLLAIGKIHDFGEGCACPMGALSREFLKNLELKDDEVVIVDTDAGIEHFGRGVEDGCDLIIVVVDPSYESLKLSLKIEELAVSIKRPVYFILNKIDDESRGIMLESLNQERVAGEIPSNREIFKASLEGRELDMRLDEIESLVDKLSMET; from the coding sequence ATGAAGATCCTGATATGCGGTAAGGGCGGCAGTGGAAAGAGCACCGTATCAGCGCTTCTTGCAAGATCGATGGCAGGAAGGGGGAGAAAGGTTCTTGTGATCGATACGGATGAGTCAAACTTCGGACTGCATAGACAGCTTGGGATGGAACTCCCCCCTGACTTCATGAACCGCTTTGGTGGAAAGCAGGCGATGACCGAGAGGCTGAGAGAAGCGTTTCGTAGGGGTGAAGCGGTCAACGTCTTTGATCAGAAGTGGGAAGTTGATTCCATACCTGATGATTACATCCATACAAAGGACGGGGTAAAGTTGCTGGCGATCGGTAAGATCCATGACTTTGGTGAGGGATGTGCCTGCCCGATGGGTGCACTTTCGCGTGAGTTTCTCAAAAATCTTGAACTTAAAGACGATGAGGTTGTGATCGTTGACACCGATGCCGGGATCGAGCATTTTGGGAGGGGTGTGGAGGATGGGTGTGACCTGATCATCGTTGTTGTGGATCCATCCTATGAATCGCTCAAGCTCTCTCTAAAGATAGAGGAGTTAGCGGTCAGTATCAAAAGACCTGTCTATTTCATTCTCAACAAAATTGACGATGAGAGCAGGGGCATAATGCTCGAATCATTGAATCAAGAGAGAGTTGCAGGAGAGATTCCATCAAACCGCGAGATCTTCAAAGCCTCCCTTGAGGGAAGAGAGCTTGATATGCGACTGGATGAGATTGAATCGCTCGTGGATAAGCTAAGTATGGAAACATGA
- a CDS encoding Flavin reductase-like, FMN-binding domain protein, with protein sequence MIVINIPSIDLVDAVMICSKNYPKDVDEFEEAKLTVRESEKVKAPSIAECIGWMECVLEKEVVEEGKYAIIIGKVVYLEVDDQYLTVDGAIDLEKARPLSMMPGKDGMQYTYPRPIGEERRYAEMSIK encoded by the coding sequence ATGATTGTTATCAATATCCCATCCATCGATCTTGTGGATGCGGTTATGATCTGCTCAAAGAATTATCCAAAAGATGTGGATGAGTTTGAGGAGGCTAAACTTACGGTCAGAGAATCAGAGAAGGTTAAAGCTCCATCTATCGCAGAATGCATCGGATGGATGGAGTGTGTTCTGGAAAAGGAAGTGGTTGAAGAGGGGAAATATGCGATCATCATCGGAAAGGTGGTGTATCTCGAGGTGGATGATCAGTACCTCACAGTAGATGGTGCTATCGACCTTGAGAAGGCGAGGCCGCTCTCAATGATGCCTGGGAAGGATGGAATGCAGTACACATATCCCAGGCCAATCGGAGAGGAGCGGCGTTATGCCGAGATGTCTATAAAGTAA
- a CDS encoding peptide ABC transporter substrate-binding protein, with product MRKLLVFLMLAALLASGFAGMPAAAEDKKVLKIEGGDYGYPSPFTFYSRGPGYIRMSLIFDTLTWKDDEEIIPWLAKSWKSENGGMKWTLYLEDDVRWHDGEPLTADDVKFTYEYIKDHSGTPLFKWFSVLNYMDHVEAPNDRTVVVTLTDPLPSFLTDFAGCIPIIPEHIWKDVSDPTRFTDPEAVIGSGPFKLAEYNKAEGYYLYEANEDYFKGVPLVDELILLEVGDPALALSAGEIDEASFWGSEIDAVETFEADPNFEVISGPSFWVLKTIFNCEKYPTNIPDFRRAIAYGIDRGEIIDQVVHGGAIVANTGILHPDSSWYMPGLPDYAKNDAVANQLLDDLGFIDTDGDGIREYPSGEDLEFELLTGDRFAREAELIQEQLEAIGIKTTVKAMSTKTLDAILKEGNFYIAVSGHGGVANPNLLETPNWPGDTYHNDSYDSIFLEQETEMNHAKRKDLVNQLQETIANDLPVYTLYHPLMWSVYNPDKLDRWFYTLDGVATGIPIEMNKLIFFARFGDANEDGDIDMRDVTKIARMICWLDPEADAADANRDDKLNVLDIIYTELIILGRV from the coding sequence ATGAGAAAATTGCTGGTCTTTCTGATGCTGGCAGCACTTCTTGCAAGTGGGTTTGCAGGGATGCCGGCAGCAGCAGAAGATAAGAAGGTCTTGAAGATCGAAGGAGGAGATTACGGTTACCCATCCCCCTTCACATTCTATTCAAGAGGTCCGGGGTACATCAGGATGAGCCTCATCTTCGATACCTTGACATGGAAGGATGATGAGGAGATAATACCGTGGCTTGCAAAGAGCTGGAAGTCTGAGAATGGCGGTATGAAATGGACGCTGTATCTCGAGGATGATGTGAGGTGGCATGATGGCGAGCCGCTAACGGCAGATGATGTGAAGTTCACATACGAGTATATCAAGGATCATAGTGGAACCCCTCTCTTCAAATGGTTCAGTGTCCTGAACTATATGGATCATGTGGAGGCTCCCAATGATCGAACGGTTGTTGTAACCTTAACAGATCCGTTGCCATCCTTCTTGACCGACTTTGCTGGCTGCATCCCGATAATTCCGGAGCACATCTGGAAGGATGTTTCAGATCCAACCAGATTCACAGATCCGGAAGCGGTTATCGGAAGTGGACCTTTCAAGCTTGCTGAGTACAACAAGGCTGAAGGTTACTACCTCTATGAGGCAAATGAGGACTACTTCAAGGGAGTGCCCCTCGTTGATGAGCTAATCCTCCTTGAGGTGGGTGATCCCGCACTTGCACTAAGCGCCGGGGAGATCGATGAGGCGAGCTTCTGGGGTAGTGAGATTGATGCGGTTGAGACGTTTGAAGCGGATCCGAACTTTGAGGTGATATCTGGTCCAAGTTTCTGGGTGCTGAAGACGATCTTCAACTGCGAGAAGTACCCGACAAATATACCGGATTTCAGAAGAGCAATAGCATACGGGATAGACAGGGGTGAAATCATCGATCAGGTGGTGCACGGTGGTGCGATAGTCGCAAACACAGGTATTCTTCATCCGGACTCAAGCTGGTATATGCCAGGCCTTCCGGATTATGCGAAGAATGATGCAGTGGCAAATCAACTCCTCGATGATCTTGGCTTCATAGATACAGATGGTGATGGTATAAGAGAGTATCCATCTGGTGAAGATCTTGAGTTTGAGCTTTTGACAGGAGACAGGTTCGCACGTGAGGCAGAACTTATACAGGAGCAGCTTGAAGCGATCGGGATAAAGACGACCGTCAAGGCGATGAGTACAAAGACGCTTGACGCTATCCTCAAGGAGGGTAACTTCTACATTGCGGTATCAGGACATGGAGGGGTCGCAAATCCAAACCTGCTGGAGACACCAAACTGGCCAGGGGACACGTATCATAACGACAGTTACGATTCGATCTTTCTGGAGCAGGAGACTGAGATGAACCATGCAAAGCGAAAGGATCTTGTGAATCAACTGCAGGAAACGATCGCAAACGATTTACCTGTCTACACACTCTACCATCCGTTGATGTGGTCTGTTTACAATCCGGATAAGCTTGACAGGTGGTTCTATACACTGGATGGCGTCGCAACGGGCATACCGATTGAGATGAACAAGCTCATATTCTTTGCAAGGTTTGGCGATGCAAACGAGGACGGTGATATCGATATGCGGGATGTGACAAAGATCGCACGGATGATCTGCTGGCTCGATCCTGAGGCAGACGCTGCAGATGCGAACCGTGATGATAAGCTTAATGTGCTTGATATAATCTATACAGAGCTTATCATACTTGGAAGGGTATAG
- a CDS encoding peptide ABC transporter permease, with translation MHHLTKITAYILIIFVAISINFALPRMMPGDPITSLTDDPTTGMPVIMDEDLKEEIRSYYGLDKPISEQFTGYLKDILKCDLGWSIYYNAPVAEVIFERLKWTLLLVGTSTLIYMILGIFLGAVSAWKRGERGDLGLLVSVLSIGSFPSFFLAMLFIILFGVKLDIFPIFGATTPFMEYSSTFDAFKDVLYHLILPASTLVLTSIDGPYLLMRNSMLGVLGEDYIVTARAKGLTEWAILKDHAIKNALLPITTVIAIRMGFMISGAIFVETVFAYPGIGKLLYDAVSFSDYPLLQGAFLIITLIIIAANFIADMTYLYLDPRVKHG, from the coding sequence ATGCACCACCTGACAAAGATCACCGCGTATATTCTTATCATCTTTGTAGCCATCTCTATCAATTTCGCGCTTCCAAGGATGATGCCGGGCGATCCGATAACCTCCCTGACAGATGATCCAACGACAGGGATGCCTGTGATCATGGATGAGGATCTAAAAGAAGAGATTCGCTCATACTACGGGCTTGACAAACCCATATCCGAACAATTTACAGGTTACCTGAAGGATATTCTGAAATGCGATCTCGGGTGGTCGATATACTACAACGCCCCGGTTGCTGAGGTGATCTTTGAGCGATTGAAGTGGACCCTGCTTCTTGTTGGAACGTCCACACTGATCTATATGATTCTGGGAATCTTTCTCGGAGCGGTATCGGCATGGAAGAGGGGTGAGAGAGGCGATCTTGGCCTTCTTGTATCGGTCTTATCTATCGGTTCATTTCCCTCATTCTTCCTCGCGATGCTCTTTATCATTCTGTTTGGGGTAAAGCTTGACATCTTTCCAATATTTGGTGCAACCACACCATTTATGGAGTATTCAAGCACTTTTGATGCGTTCAAGGATGTTCTGTATCACCTGATTCTCCCGGCATCAACCCTTGTTTTAACCTCGATCGATGGACCCTATCTCCTGATGCGAAACTCGATGCTTGGTGTACTTGGGGAAGATTATATCGTGACCGCAAGGGCGAAAGGGCTCACAGAGTGGGCAATACTCAAGGATCATGCGATAAAGAATGCTCTGCTTCCGATCACCACGGTCATCGCTATTCGGATGGGTTTTATGATATCCGGGGCGATATTTGTTGAGACCGTCTTTGCATATCCTGGTATTGGGAAGTTACTCTATGATGCGGTCTCTTTCTCTGACTATCCGCTCCTGCAGGGTGCATTCCTGATCATAACCCTGATAATAATTGCTGCGAATTTTATTGCGGATATGACCTATTTATATCTGGATCCAAGGGTGAAACATGGATGA
- a CDS encoding peptide ABC transporter permease has translation MREALKSGNVFCKNRIGVTGLGILSVFILTAIFAPFLAPYDPCEMFEPMAPPDSQHVLGTNDIGQDIWSELIYASRISLFIAFTTSIIATFIGTLSGLFSGYYERFGFFVMRVVDLFLALPRLPLIIILAVFMPTSIWNLIIIFVLFGWPITTRIIRSEVLTLRTRPYIDSERMMGAGDLYILGRHILPNIFPLVVVQFVMEARHVILAEAGLSFLGLGDPTSKSWGMMLHYAFEYPTIFISEVWKWWMLPPGLCIVVVILALVFVGFALEEILNPRLRREIV, from the coding sequence ATGAGGGAAGCTCTCAAATCCGGGAATGTTTTTTGTAAAAACCGAATAGGCGTTACAGGACTCGGCATTCTGAGTGTTTTTATCCTGACCGCGATCTTTGCGCCGTTTCTCGCACCCTATGATCCGTGTGAGATGTTTGAGCCGATGGCACCTCCTGATTCTCAGCACGTACTTGGAACAAATGACATTGGTCAGGATATCTGGAGCGAACTGATCTATGCCAGCAGAATCTCACTATTTATCGCCTTCACGACATCCATCATAGCAACGTTCATCGGAACTTTATCTGGCCTTTTTTCGGGCTACTATGAGCGTTTCGGGTTTTTTGTGATGCGGGTCGTGGATCTCTTCCTTGCGCTGCCAAGGCTCCCACTGATCATCATACTTGCGGTATTTATGCCAACGAGCATCTGGAATCTTATTATTATATTTGTCTTATTTGGATGGCCCATCACGACACGTATCATACGATCAGAGGTTTTAACGCTTCGAACCCGACCATATATCGATTCTGAAAGGATGATGGGTGCGGGAGATCTTTATATTCTGGGGCGTCACATTCTCCCAAATATCTTTCCACTGGTTGTTGTCCAGTTTGTGATGGAGGCACGGCATGTGATACTTGCAGAGGCGGGTTTGAGCTTCCTGGGCCTTGGTGATCCAACATCAAAGAGCTGGGGGATGATGCTCCACTACGCGTTCGAGTATCCGACAATCTTCATATCAGAGGTATGGAAATGGTGGATGCTGCCTCCAGGTCTCTGCATCGTTGTTGTGATACTTGCACTTGTATTTGTTGGTTTTGCACTTGAAGAGATATTAAATCCAAGGTTGAGGAGAGAGATAGTATGA
- a CDS encoding peptide ABC transporter ATP-binding protein, with product MNLLKIKALRVYFPTDDGIVKAVDGVDLNIKREEILGLIGETGCGKTVLGMSIMRLIQSTTLTDGEIIYKDRDLLSLSDDEMRKIRGGEIAMVLQNPMTSLNPVIRVGEQIAETIRLHQGLDKKAARKRVIEMLRDVRIPDPEKSVDSYPHQLSGGMQERVMIAMALASDPELIIADEPTKGLDVTVKREIIRLMKEVTAKRSMLFITHDLGAAAEICDNIAVMYAGELLEHASVDSIFSEPLHPYSEGLLNSLPERGLKPIRGISPSLIDTPQGCRFHPRCDYAMEICREKHPEMVKLEDGRAVRCFLYA from the coding sequence ATGAATCTCCTTAAAATCAAAGCTCTCAGGGTCTACTTCCCAACCGATGATGGCATCGTGAAAGCGGTGGATGGGGTTGATCTAAATATAAAAAGGGAAGAGATACTGGGGCTTATCGGAGAGACGGGGTGTGGAAAGACGGTTCTTGGCATGTCGATCATGCGATTGATCCAGTCCACCACGCTAACAGATGGTGAGATAATCTACAAAGACAGAGATCTTCTTTCCTTGAGCGATGATGAGATGCGAAAGATCAGGGGAGGTGAGATCGCGATGGTCCTCCAGAACCCGATGACCTCTTTGAATCCAGTCATAAGGGTTGGTGAACAGATCGCAGAGACGATCAGACTCCATCAGGGACTGGATAAAAAAGCTGCAAGAAAGCGTGTCATCGAGATGCTGCGTGATGTGAGGATTCCAGATCCTGAAAAATCGGTCGATTCATATCCTCATCAGCTAAGCGGTGGGATGCAGGAACGGGTGATGATCGCGATGGCACTTGCATCCGATCCTGAGCTTATCATCGCAGATGAGCCGACTAAGGGGCTGGATGTGACGGTTAAGAGAGAGATAATCAGGCTTATGAAGGAAGTGACAGCTAAAAGATCGATGCTATTCATAACACACGATCTCGGGGCTGCAGCAGAGATCTGTGATAATATTGCTGTGATGTATGCCGGAGAGCTTCTTGAACATGCCAGTGTAGATTCTATATTCAGTGAGCCGCTGCACCCTTACTCAGAAGGACTACTGAACTCTCTTCCAGAAAGAGGTCTAAAACCGATAAGAGGTATCAGTCCGTCGCTTATCGATACGCCACAGGGATGCAGGTTTCACCCGAGATGTGATTATGCGATGGAGATATGCAGGGAAAAGCATCCTGAGATGGTTAAATTAGAGGATGGACGTGCTGTGAGGTGTTTCCTGTATGCTTGA
- a CDS encoding peptide ABC transporter substrate-binding protein, with amino-acid sequence MLEVKGLSKYFSSGILRKRYTKAVDDVNFSIKRGETLGLVGESGCGKTTLGRSILRLIEPTAGKVLFDGIDILKLNKKELRTFRPRMQMIFQDPDASLNPRIKIKESIAEPLKLQRVEKCEIEGKVQELMEKVGLSPEHANRYPHQLSGGQNQRVVLARVLALNPDFIVADEPTSALDVSVQAQILNLIQDLKRELNLTLLFISHDLEVVRYMSDRIAVMYGGKIVEMGDVEDIFNNAKHPYTKLLVSGKEVV; translated from the coding sequence ATGCTTGAAGTTAAAGGCCTCAGCAAGTATTTTTCTTCAGGAATATTAAGAAAGCGTTACACAAAAGCCGTGGATGATGTAAATTTCAGTATAAAGAGGGGTGAGACGCTCGGGCTTGTGGGGGAGAGTGGATGCGGTAAAACAACGCTCGGGAGATCCATCCTGCGGCTCATTGAACCAACCGCTGGGAAAGTCCTCTTCGATGGTATAGATATACTAAAACTGAATAAGAAAGAGCTTAGAACTTTCAGACCCAGGATGCAGATGATCTTTCAGGATCCCGATGCATCGCTGAATCCCAGAATTAAGATCAAAGAAAGTATTGCAGAGCCATTGAAGCTTCAGAGGGTGGAAAAATGTGAGATTGAGGGAAAGGTTCAGGAACTTATGGAAAAGGTGGGATTGAGTCCTGAGCATGCAAACCGCTATCCACACCAGTTGAGCGGTGGACAGAATCAGAGGGTCGTTCTTGCAAGGGTACTTGCTCTAAATCCTGATTTTATCGTTGCAGATGAGCCTACTTCCGCCTTAGATGTCTCTGTTCAGGCGCAGATCTTGAATCTGATACAGGATCTAAAACGTGAGCTTAACCTGACGCTTCTTTTTATATCGCATGATCTTGAGGTTGTGCGGTATATGAGCGACAGGATCGCGGTGATGTATGGTGGTAAGATCGTTGAGATGGGGGATGTGGAAGATATATTCAATAACGCAAAGCACCCTTATACAAAGCTGCTCGTGTCAGGAAAGGAGGTGGTATGA
- a CDS encoding SAM-dependent methlyltransferase — protein sequence MIRAIDWNKRWMEAMENSSLRRCRENMTAFWNRRARRYNEAVKRNNRSMEMISKLDIDPAYTVLDIGAGPGTLTIPLAKRVKHVTVVEPSSGMLVCLKENARSEGLKNITCINKRWEDIVPGVDLDEHDLVIASYSLAMLDMKEALSKMNRVARRSVYLFDFAGGRMKGYSELWPRLYGEEFRARPDYIYLYNILYEMGIYANVEISKTEFKERFSSLNEAIEEWKENLGVSTPEAEEVIRTYLSANLVEEDGAFYLKNEIKSAMIWWKKTDG from the coding sequence ATGATCAGAGCCATAGACTGGAACAAACGCTGGATGGAAGCGATGGAGAATAGTTCATTGAGAAGATGTCGTGAGAATATGACAGCATTCTGGAACAGAAGAGCCAGGCGATATAACGAAGCGGTGAAACGTAATAATCGTTCGATGGAGATGATATCGAAGTTAGATATCGATCCAGCGTACACTGTACTTGATATTGGTGCAGGACCTGGCACGCTAACGATTCCACTTGCAAAGCGGGTGAAACATGTAACGGTCGTAGAGCCCTCCAGTGGGATGCTCGTCTGTCTGAAGGAGAATGCAAGAAGTGAGGGATTGAAAAATATAACCTGCATAAACAAGAGATGGGAGGATATCGTCCCTGGAGTCGATCTTGATGAGCACGATCTTGTGATAGCATCCTACTCGCTCGCGATGCTGGATATGAAAGAAGCACTCTCGAAGATGAACAGGGTTGCAAGACGATCTGTTTATCTATTTGACTTTGCAGGAGGTCGTATGAAGGGCTACAGTGAACTCTGGCCCAGGCTGTACGGTGAGGAATTTCGAGCAAGGCCTGATTACATCTATCTCTACAACATCCTCTATGAGATGGGGATCTATGCAAACGTTGAGATCTCAAAGACCGAGTTCAAAGAGCGATTTTCAAGTCTAAATGAGGCGATAGAGGAATGGAAGGAGAATCTTGGTGTATCAACGCCAGAAGCAGAGGAAGTGATAAGAACCTATCTCTCAGCGAATCTGGTCGAAGAAGACGGTGCGTTCTACTTGAAGAATGAAATAAAGTCTGCGATGATCTGGTGGAAGAAAACAGACGGATAA